A single region of the Plantactinospora soyae genome encodes:
- a CDS encoding methyltransferase domain-containing protein, with product MERTQSRPGGTAIGPRTAVVWAVLRRELAQTAGRTLTVLDVGGGTGGFAVPLAEAGHRVTVVDASPDALAALTRRAAESGVADRIRAVQGDGDALAGLVEPASADLVLCHAVLEVVDDPAGVVGAIGTALRPGGAASVLVANRAAAVLSRVMNGHLDVAAALLAEPDGHAGPRDTLRRRYDADSAAALLRSAGLEIEQTHGVRVFADLIPAVAAEADPPALLDLELAASAQPPYRDIAAQLHLFARRPA from the coding sequence GTGGAGCGAACTCAGAGCCGTCCGGGCGGCACGGCGATCGGCCCGCGTACCGCCGTGGTCTGGGCCGTACTGCGGCGCGAACTCGCCCAGACGGCGGGCAGGACGCTCACCGTGCTCGATGTCGGCGGCGGGACCGGTGGGTTCGCGGTGCCGCTGGCCGAGGCGGGCCACCGGGTGACGGTCGTGGACGCCAGCCCCGACGCGCTCGCCGCGCTGACCCGGCGGGCCGCCGAATCCGGCGTCGCCGACCGGATACGTGCGGTGCAGGGCGACGGTGACGCCCTCGCCGGGCTGGTCGAGCCGGCCAGCGCCGACCTGGTGCTCTGTCACGCCGTACTGGAGGTGGTCGACGATCCGGCCGGGGTGGTCGGGGCGATCGGCACCGCGCTGCGCCCCGGCGGCGCGGCCAGCGTACTGGTGGCGAACCGGGCCGCCGCCGTGCTCAGCCGGGTGATGAACGGTCACCTCGACGTCGCCGCCGCGCTGCTCGCCGAGCCCGACGGGCACGCCGGACCGCGGGACACCCTGCGGCGGCGCTACGACGCCGACAGCGCCGCCGCGCTGCTCCGCTCCGCCGGGCTGGAGATCGAGCAGACCCACGGCGTACGCGTCTTCGCCGACCTGATCCCCGCGGTGGCCGCCGAGGCGGACCCGCCGGCCCTGCTCGACCTGGAGTTGGCCGCCTCGGCCCAGCCGCCCTACCGGGACATCGCCGCCCAGCTGCACCTGTTCGCCCGCCGTCCGGCGTGA
- a CDS encoding low temperature requirement protein A, translated as MADTRLERLLRKPGRPREISFLELFFDLVIIFALTQLSGRFLHNFGWEDTVQTLILLAAIWSLWVAAAHLTDWFNPDEPYVRALTVVSMFAVLLVAAAVPNAFGKHGFVFAGVYVAINLGRQLANIWMLRGHPLQEQMVRTAVWFGVTAVPWLVGAFLPATPRLVCWSVAVLLEQVSIALGRPVPGLREAGVEHLRLVGDHIAERYRQIFIISLGVLILDSGISLSTTRLDIVRLLAFAIAFANAVLLLWSWFLPRGLDLANTIDQQPRRALRTAHIQVVGLAGIVVTAMGDQILIAHPLGETRAVWSAGILAGPFLFLAGRAIYAWIIFHRPAWRAPVGMLVIAGISPGLLMLPPLAVAVVANLVLLAVVLSYRYIRLGPRRAASGSRLEGLLRKRERPREISFHELFFDLAMIFALSRLSQRVLNDYGLVNLAETLVLFCAVWWVWVATAWSTDWFNPEEPYLQRLIIGIMFAGLLMAAAVPNAFGEHGLLFACAYAAIHLGRGLAIVPVLRGHPLQARSARVLIWFSISAVLWVVGALLPPLPQLALWAVAVAVDGASAWFGWPVPRLTRPQAHLRVIGEHIAERYRQVYIIALGELVLVSGLTYSGTGFDSIRTLAFTIAFANAVLMLWSYFLPRGRDLGTVVNTTAPRIAVAASYCHGLMVAAAVVTAVGAEMLIRRPLGETRVAWIMVIIAGVVLHIIARTVYGVVMFEARRPWRGPVALCVIAAITPGLLAAPLLVVAGALNVVLLCLVLSYRSAKVDPPAAVST; from the coding sequence GTGGCGGACACCAGATTGGAACGGCTTTTACGGAAGCCCGGGCGTCCGCGTGAGATCTCCTTTCTCGAGCTGTTCTTCGACCTGGTAATCATCTTCGCGCTCACACAGCTCTCGGGGCGTTTCCTTCATAATTTCGGCTGGGAAGACACCGTACAGACGCTGATTCTGCTGGCGGCGATCTGGTCGTTGTGGGTAGCGGCGGCGCATCTGACGGACTGGTTCAACCCGGACGAGCCGTACGTGCGTGCGCTCACCGTTGTGAGCATGTTCGCGGTGCTGCTGGTCGCCGCTGCGGTGCCCAATGCCTTCGGTAAACATGGCTTCGTATTCGCCGGCGTGTACGTAGCGATAAACCTCGGTCGGCAGCTGGCGAACATCTGGATGCTGCGTGGTCATCCGCTCCAGGAGCAGATGGTGCGAACTGCGGTCTGGTTCGGCGTGACCGCGGTCCCGTGGCTGGTGGGAGCGTTCCTGCCCGCCACCCCGCGACTGGTGTGCTGGTCGGTGGCCGTGCTCCTGGAACAGGTGAGTATCGCGCTCGGCCGGCCGGTACCCGGGCTCCGCGAGGCGGGTGTGGAACACCTGCGGTTGGTCGGCGACCATATCGCGGAGCGTTACCGGCAGATCTTCATCATCAGTCTGGGCGTGCTGATCCTGGACAGCGGCATCAGTTTGAGCACAACACGACTCGACATCGTCCGGTTGCTTGCCTTCGCCATCGCGTTCGCGAACGCGGTGCTGCTGTTGTGGAGCTGGTTCCTGCCGCGCGGCCTCGATCTCGCGAACACGATCGACCAGCAACCTCGTAGGGCATTACGCACCGCGCACATCCAGGTGGTCGGGCTCGCCGGAATCGTCGTCACGGCGATGGGTGATCAGATCCTGATTGCCCATCCGCTCGGCGAGACCCGGGCCGTGTGGTCGGCCGGCATCCTCGCCGGGCCTTTCCTCTTCCTCGCCGGGAGGGCGATCTACGCGTGGATCATATTCCACCGTCCCGCCTGGCGGGCGCCGGTCGGAATGCTGGTCATCGCGGGGATTTCACCCGGCCTGCTGATGTTGCCACCCCTCGCCGTGGCGGTCGTCGCCAACCTGGTGCTGCTCGCTGTCGTGCTCAGCTACCGGTACATCCGGCTCGGCCCCCGGAGAGCCGCTTCCGGAAGCAGGCTGGAAGGGCTGCTCCGCAAGCGTGAACGTCCTCGGGAGATCTCCTTTCACGAGCTCTTCTTCGACCTGGCCATGATCTTCGCGTTGTCGCGGCTGTCCCAACGCGTGTTGAACGACTACGGTCTGGTGAACCTCGCGGAGACACTGGTGCTGTTCTGCGCGGTCTGGTGGGTGTGGGTGGCGACGGCCTGGTCGACGGACTGGTTCAACCCGGAAGAGCCCTACCTGCAACGCCTCATCATCGGCATCATGTTCGCCGGGTTGCTGATGGCGGCCGCCGTACCGAACGCCTTCGGCGAGCACGGGCTCCTCTTCGCCTGCGCCTACGCCGCGATCCACCTCGGCCGTGGTCTGGCGATCGTCCCCGTCCTGCGGGGCCATCCGCTCCAGGCACGGTCGGCGCGGGTGCTCATCTGGTTCAGCATCTCCGCCGTGCTCTGGGTGGTGGGAGCCCTGCTGCCTCCGCTGCCGCAGTTGGCGCTCTGGGCGGTGGCGGTGGCCGTCGACGGCGCGAGTGCCTGGTTCGGCTGGCCGGTGCCGAGACTGACCCGACCGCAGGCACATCTGCGGGTGATCGGCGAGCACATCGCGGAGCGGTACCGGCAGGTCTACATCATCGCCCTGGGCGAACTGGTCCTGGTGAGCGGGCTGACCTACAGCGGTACGGGCTTCGACTCCATCCGGACGCTGGCCTTCACCATCGCCTTCGCCAACGCGGTCCTGATGCTGTGGAGCTATTTCCTACCGCGTGGGCGCGATCTCGGCACCGTGGTCAATACGACCGCCCCGCGTATTGCCGTCGCCGCCTCGTACTGCCACGGGCTCATGGTCGCCGCAGCGGTCGTCACGGCGGTCGGTGCCGAAATGCTCATCCGCCGGCCGCTCGGCGAGACCCGGGTGGCCTGGATCATGGTGATCATCGCGGGGGTCGTCCTGCACATCATTGCCCGGACCGTGTACGGGGTGGTGATGTTCGAGGCCCGCCGACCATGGCGCGGACCCGTCGCGCTGTGCGTCATAGCCGCCATCACACCCGGCCTGCTCGCGGCACCGCTGCTCGTCGTGGCGGGTGCCCTCAACGTCGTGCTGCTCTGCCTCGTCCTCAGCTATCGGAGCGCCAAGGTGGACCCCCCGGCAGCCGTCTCGACGTGA
- a CDS encoding alkaline phosphatase family protein: protein MTDPLQVVRPNYFGGSLADVLPSALAVLGVDRSDPLGLAGQLAGVRRIAVLLVDGLGWYQLPAAAPYAPILTDLTGRYGRPLTCGFPSTTPTSLVSLGTGAAPGAHGVLGFRINVPGTDRVLTHINWPGAADDGPDFPGGGPGSPLGGNRPRGSWPPAGTEEQPRSTAGERPGAPAGDAPPVHSAESMGDPDPRRWQPLPSQLQRAEAAGVAVTVVSKPELAGTGLSLAAYGGAGAHRGAADVAALASEMLGALTAGEGPTLVYGYHPEVDRRGHRSGIGSADWQDAVGEVDRLVARLVDGLPPDAALLVTADHGQLNVPADGRYDLDADPRLRAGVRVVAGEARVRYLHTVAGATADVVAAWSEVLGEQAWIATRAEAVAAGWFGPVPEAHLERIGDVVVACLGEAVVLASKTHHPIEATLVAYHGSCTATEMTIPLLVVPSPRS from the coding sequence ATGACTGATCCACTCCAGGTGGTCCGGCCGAACTACTTCGGCGGCAGCCTGGCCGACGTACTGCCGAGCGCACTGGCGGTGCTGGGCGTCGACCGGTCCGACCCGTTGGGGCTGGCCGGCCAACTGGCCGGGGTACGCCGGATCGCGGTGCTGCTCGTGGACGGGCTCGGCTGGTACCAGTTGCCCGCCGCGGCCCCGTACGCGCCGATCCTGACCGACCTGACCGGCCGGTACGGGCGGCCGTTGACCTGCGGTTTTCCGTCGACCACCCCGACCAGTCTGGTCAGCCTGGGCACCGGAGCCGCGCCCGGCGCGCACGGCGTGCTCGGCTTCCGGATCAACGTGCCCGGGACGGACCGGGTGCTCACCCACATCAACTGGCCGGGGGCGGCCGACGACGGTCCGGATTTTCCGGGCGGCGGGCCGGGTTCGCCGCTCGGTGGGAACCGGCCGCGCGGCTCCTGGCCGCCCGCCGGCACCGAGGAGCAGCCGAGGTCGACGGCCGGGGAACGGCCCGGCGCCCCGGCCGGGGACGCGCCACCGGTGCACTCCGCCGAGTCGATGGGTGACCCCGATCCACGTCGGTGGCAGCCGCTGCCGAGCCAGTTGCAGCGGGCCGAGGCGGCCGGGGTCGCGGTGACCGTGGTGAGCAAGCCCGAACTGGCCGGCACCGGGCTCAGCCTCGCCGCGTACGGCGGTGCCGGGGCACACCGGGGCGCCGCCGACGTGGCCGCGCTGGCCAGCGAGATGCTCGGCGCGTTGACCGCCGGGGAGGGTCCGACCCTGGTCTACGGCTACCACCCCGAGGTGGATCGGCGCGGGCACCGCAGCGGCATCGGCTCGGCCGACTGGCAGGACGCCGTCGGCGAGGTGGACCGGCTGGTGGCCCGGCTGGTCGACGGGCTGCCGCCGGACGCCGCGTTGCTGGTCACCGCCGACCACGGCCAGCTCAACGTCCCGGCGGACGGGCGGTACGACCTCGACGCCGACCCGCGCCTGCGGGCCGGGGTACGGGTGGTGGCGGGGGAGGCCCGGGTCCGCTACCTGCACACCGTTGCGGGCGCGACCGCCGACGTGGTGGCCGCCTGGTCCGAGGTGCTGGGCGAGCAGGCGTGGATCGCCACCCGGGCCGAGGCGGTCGCGGCCGGCTGGTTCGGCCCGGTGCCCGAGGCACACCTGGAGCGGATCGGGGACGTGGTGGTCGCCTGCCTGGGCGAGGCCGTGGTCCTCGCCTCGAAGACGCACCATCCGATCGAGGCGACCCTGGTCGCGTACCACGGTTCGTGCACCGCGACCGAGATGACCATCCCGCTGCTGGTCGTACCCTCGCCGCGCAGTTAG